The following coding sequences lie in one Pontibacter sp. G13 genomic window:
- a CDS encoding AAA family ATPase encodes MQIYTITIKGFRNFKDATINLAQQTLIIGPNDIGKTNCIRAFRLLLDPGLSYRDLKPDDSDFYVHEQTDTIEITLKLTDVTEDCLVAKLGKYCSDTHEVFLRYEGFRDNDDEPFRISASPDGATFTSINRADYLRVLNLRYIDSNRDLFEYIRREKKNLLEDAMDLRTEQAVVDADDAKQVELKTKLDEINSLVKELSFIQSSTDHLNTELEKLAYHHHGNKVVFEVVETEAKDFIENIKLANSVNDNPLAIGGAGRNNQIYFALWATKNKIQEDFDKEVTIYCIEEPEAHLHPHQQRKLASYFVNNTKSQLFISTHSPQIASEFSPDSIVKLYNNKPDTKAASDGCGQDIGGAVIDFAHRMNILPAEAFFCSAVLLVEGVSEVLFYKALSKEIGIDLDFYNISVLSVEGVGFLPYVKLFTALNIDWIIRTDIDVIGKKGGNKYARGISIGRSIYEFLGEEVQEIKDLIDTEYQTVNDITDPTDPSLELSINSFREAFHKIGFYLAAKDLETDLITSPIRQAIIDHYGAGKTDDAYVSDMSAKKGENMFGFLSAKSGELKALNTEKVAEPLKRCKEILEAQ; translated from the coding sequence ATGCAAATTTATACAATTACCATTAAAGGCTTTCGCAATTTTAAGGATGCAACGATCAACCTTGCACAGCAGACCCTGATTATCGGTCCAAATGATATTGGTAAAACAAACTGTATCCGAGCATTTCGCTTGTTGCTTGATCCAGGGTTATCCTATCGAGATCTCAAGCCTGATGATTCTGACTTCTACGTCCATGAACAAACAGACACTATTGAGATTACGCTCAAACTTACTGATGTAACAGAAGACTGTCTCGTTGCAAAACTGGGCAAGTATTGTAGCGATACTCACGAGGTATTTCTCCGATATGAAGGATTCCGAGACAATGATGACGAACCATTTCGGATCAGCGCGTCTCCTGATGGCGCTACTTTTACCTCGATCAACCGTGCTGACTATCTTCGTGTTCTTAACCTGAGATACATTGATAGTAACCGAGATCTGTTCGAATACATTCGCCGTGAAAAGAAAAACCTCCTAGAAGATGCAATGGACCTGCGCACTGAGCAGGCGGTAGTCGATGCAGACGATGCTAAGCAAGTTGAGCTCAAAACCAAATTGGATGAAATAAATAGCTTGGTAAAAGAACTCTCTTTCATTCAAAGTTCAACTGATCACCTCAACACCGAGCTGGAAAAACTTGCCTACCACCACCATGGTAATAAAGTAGTCTTCGAGGTGGTTGAGACTGAGGCAAAAGACTTTATTGAGAATATTAAGTTGGCAAATTCGGTTAATGATAATCCACTAGCGATTGGAGGAGCCGGCCGAAATAATCAGATCTACTTCGCTCTCTGGGCTACCAAGAATAAGATCCAAGAGGATTTCGACAAGGAAGTGACCATTTACTGCATAGAAGAACCAGAAGCCCATCTTCATCCGCACCAACAACGAAAACTTGCTAGTTATTTCGTGAACAATACTAAAAGTCAACTTTTCATCTCTACTCATTCTCCCCAGATAGCGAGTGAGTTTTCTCCTGACTCGATTGTAAAACTGTACAATAATAAACCCGATACGAAGGCTGCCAGTGATGGATGTGGTCAAGATATCGGAGGGGCGGTCATCGATTTTGCCCACCGAATGAATATCCTTCCCGCTGAAGCCTTCTTTTGTAGTGCTGTATTACTGGTTGAGGGGGTTTCGGAGGTCTTGTTTTATAAAGCTTTGAGTAAAGAGATTGGGATCGACCTGGATTTCTACAATATCAGTGTACTGAGTGTGGAAGGAGTTGGTTTTCTACCTTATGTAAAGTTGTTCACCGCATTAAATATTGATTGGATAATTAGGACTGATATTGACGTCATAGGAAAAAAAGGAGGGAACAAGTATGCTAGGGGTATTTCAATCGGGAGGAGCATTTATGAATTTCTCGGTGAAGAGGTTCAGGAGATAAAAGACCTGATCGATACGGAATATCAGACGGTAAATGATATCACTGACCCAACTGATCCCTCATTGGAACTATCTATCAATAGCTTCAGAGAGGCTTTCCACAAGATCGGTTTTTACTTAGCAGCTAAGGACTTAGAAACCGACTTGATTACCTCACCTATAAGACAAGCTATTATTGATCATTATGGTGCCGGGAAAACGGATGACGCATATGTCTCAGATATGTCAGCCAAGAAAGGTGAGAATATGTTTGGGTTCCTCAGCGCAAAATCAGGAGAGCTAAAAGCTCTAAATACTGAAAAGGTTGCAGAGCCATTAAAGCGTTGTAAAGAAATTCTAGAGGCACAGTAA
- a CDS encoding ATP-dependent helicase has protein sequence MKKTPTTEQSNVINHDNSCVVVAAPGSGKTYTISEKIRGILKDLPQYKGVIAISYTNKASVELQHRCIGDGLDKKGSFFGTIHKFFISEIIIPFGKMVFGPPAEEFEIVKREVLSDEWKIKLNALPEIHKYEDITEGHVDAFKGLYQEGVIVLESIGFLALCVFKSSVACRNYIKARYSHIFVDEYQDSKRDQHELFLELHQLGIKAIAVGDIKQAIFSLPECIKELNNNDEFTGFKLSLNHRCHRSINNYAWYFYTGEDLRGENPAEDADLRVFEKQVTGSEVDIAKWLNVAIPQYMKKFGVQDRNQVAVLVHQNIKFDVLAEGLEIDYKVSRKVPLSERTDVPSGLFNRILEHLASDQVSRYEIIEEFIRRDHQPIRAHKADKLIKDLKGKRDDGEVMIDHIDLFKELCKQLLPYEDQSEAIEVLKTSLNDDPSLERYMPAKKDQVNIMTLHKSKGLEFDIVFHLDLYKWGLPAKKIVDKSTNPWTTEFFRLQQDGSLHFVGITRAKQCVVLCTSTKRHKKKYQATEIEVKAGNPSEFLRWRQNPELQEMRDNSPF, from the coding sequence ATGAAGAAAACTCCAACCACTGAACAATCCAACGTAATCAACCATGACAATAGTTGTGTTGTCGTGGCGGCCCCCGGGAGCGGCAAAACCTATACTATTTCAGAGAAAATCCGCGGTATCCTTAAGGATCTTCCTCAATATAAAGGAGTAATCGCCATCTCCTACACAAACAAAGCCAGTGTTGAGTTGCAGCACCGTTGTATTGGAGACGGCCTTGATAAGAAGGGTTCATTCTTCGGGACCATTCATAAATTTTTCATTTCTGAAATTATCATCCCCTTTGGGAAGATGGTTTTCGGCCCTCCTGCTGAGGAGTTCGAAATAGTAAAGAGGGAGGTTTTGAGCGACGAATGGAAAATAAAATTAAATGCACTACCGGAAATACATAAATATGAAGATATAACTGAGGGGCATGTTGATGCTTTTAAAGGTCTGTATCAGGAAGGGGTAATTGTACTTGAGTCTATCGGATTTTTAGCCTTGTGTGTCTTCAAAAGTTCGGTCGCTTGCAGAAACTACATCAAGGCTCGATATTCCCATATTTTTGTAGATGAATATCAGGATTCAAAGCGAGATCAGCATGAGTTGTTCCTAGAACTTCATCAACTAGGAATCAAGGCAATCGCTGTTGGGGATATTAAGCAGGCAATTTTCAGTCTACCTGAATGCATTAAGGAACTTAATAACAATGATGAGTTTACTGGATTTAAGCTATCGCTCAATCATAGGTGCCACAGATCAATCAATAACTATGCCTGGTATTTTTATACGGGTGAGGATCTACGTGGAGAGAATCCAGCAGAAGATGCTGATCTTCGAGTTTTTGAAAAGCAAGTAACAGGGTCTGAAGTCGATATTGCCAAATGGCTCAATGTTGCCATACCGCAATACATGAAAAAGTTTGGTGTCCAAGACAGGAACCAAGTAGCTGTACTAGTCCACCAGAACATAAAATTTGATGTTCTAGCTGAAGGGTTGGAAATCGATTACAAGGTTTCGAGAAAAGTCCCCCTCTCAGAAAGAACAGATGTTCCCTCTGGATTATTCAATCGGATACTAGAACATCTTGCTTCCGATCAAGTATCTCGGTATGAAATAATCGAAGAGTTTATCCGGAGAGATCATCAACCTATCAGAGCCCATAAGGCTGATAAACTTATTAAGGATCTGAAGGGGAAACGTGATGATGGGGAAGTAATGATTGATCATATTGATCTTTTTAAAGAGCTGTGTAAGCAACTTTTACCGTATGAAGATCAAAGCGAAGCCATAGAAGTACTAAAGACTAGCCTAAATGATGATCCGAGTTTGGAGAGATATATGCCCGCAAAGAAGGATCAGGTGAACATAATGACCCTTCATAAATCAAAGGGCCTGGAGTTTGATATTGTCTTTCACTTAGATCTATATAAATGGGGTCTTCCTGCAAAAAAAATTGTAGATAAATCTACTAATCCTTGGACTACAGAGTTTTTTCGATTACAGCAAGACGGCTCATTACACTTTGTAGGAATTACAAGAGCCAAACAATGCGTTGTGCTTTGCACGAGCACAAAACGGCATAAGAAAAAGTACCAAGCCACAGAGATTGAAGTTAAGGCTGGGAATCCTTCGGAGTTTTTACGATGGCGACAAAATCCTGAACTTCAAGAAATGAGAGATAATAGCCCCTTTTAA
- a CDS encoding thioredoxin family protein: protein MEYKMLVSKLRRLFLACVSLLVMTPAMAQLSFTEIEESADWDKALNAAEANELLLFVDIYTDWCHWCKVQDESTFSVPAVSEAFEGNYLALKLDAETDFGETFLETYPVEGYPTMMFIDPAGALVKTLVGYHDVNKLMAELADLGNASGALGRLAELKGKVESGDEMTRAEEQELLLLAADFDQTEDFQFMANNFIKETAEADWQQADMMKILLAYTIDLDAAGFPFIRDQKDLIVGQVGMPAYESFIEEMFNEQMYAAITQGNPAIMERIIQELLPLYLDDPAQLPEGAFTTRKIYAAALEDWVLYEETLSNYEDEIEVEDECLYHYNEAYSLFDDSESESAYAFCYEYLKPCLEDQEDADFLILAAYIQGARGLYDEADVHLEAGRKLDLSEEQEEFLDELAGLIAQAREE from the coding sequence ATGGAATATAAAATGCTTGTAAGTAAACTCCGACGCTTGTTTTTGGCTTGTGTATCTCTGCTGGTCATGACTCCGGCCATGGCTCAACTCTCGTTTACCGAGATCGAAGAATCGGCAGATTGGGACAAGGCCCTGAATGCCGCCGAAGCAAATGAGCTTCTGCTCTTTGTGGACATCTACACCGATTGGTGCCACTGGTGCAAGGTGCAGGACGAATCCACCTTCTCGGTGCCTGCTGTTTCAGAGGCATTTGAAGGGAACTATCTCGCCTTGAAATTGGACGCTGAAACCGATTTCGGGGAAACGTTCTTGGAGACCTATCCGGTGGAAGGCTATCCGACCATGATGTTCATCGATCCCGCCGGAGCATTGGTGAAAACGCTCGTGGGTTATCACGACGTCAACAAACTGATGGCGGAGTTGGCTGACCTCGGGAATGCATCTGGTGCCTTGGGACGTCTTGCAGAATTGAAGGGAAAAGTCGAATCCGGAGACGAAATGACGCGTGCTGAGGAGCAGGAACTGTTGTTGTTGGCAGCAGATTTCGACCAGACGGAGGATTTTCAGTTCATGGCGAATAACTTCATCAAAGAGACGGCTGAAGCTGATTGGCAGCAGGCGGACATGATGAAGATTCTGCTGGCATACACCATCGATCTCGATGCGGCGGGATTCCCATTCATCCGTGACCAAAAGGATTTGATCGTCGGGCAAGTAGGGATGCCAGCCTATGAATCTTTCATCGAGGAAATGTTCAATGAGCAGATGTACGCCGCCATCACCCAAGGCAATCCGGCCATCATGGAGCGCATCATTCAGGAGTTGTTGCCCCTGTACCTCGATGATCCTGCACAATTGCCTGAGGGTGCATTCACGACACGCAAGATCTATGCGGCAGCTTTGGAAGACTGGGTGCTGTACGAGGAAACGTTGTCCAATTACGAGGACGAAATCGAGGTGGAAGACGAGTGCCTGTACCACTACAACGAAGCCTATTCGCTCTTTGATGATTCCGAGTCTGAAAGTGCCTATGCGTTTTGCTACGAATACCTCAAGCCCTGCCTCGAAGATCAAGAGGATGCTGATTTCTTGATTCTAGCAGCTTACATCCAAGGTGCCCGCGGATTGTACGATGAAGCCGACGTTCACCTCGAAGCTGGTCGTAAGCTAGATCTCAGTGAAGAACAGGAAGAATTTCTGGACGAACTGGCCGGTCTCATCGCACAAGCTCGGGAAGAGTAG
- a CDS encoding DUF2141 domain-containing protein has protein sequence MKSTLLLIALPCFCTFSPPQSAFDHPPIYQTQDAEQGVVEIQIQQVRNREGMMRVAFYVEEEGFPYAPKHEFEFAKDATEDGVLTISMKLPLGAYAFTLLDDENNNGEMDNNWVGLPKEGFAFSNNAGRRKLTMPGFEACQFRLEDPKTLQVVQMRYL, from the coding sequence ATGAAATCCACTTTGTTGCTGATCGCCCTCCCTTGTTTCTGTACTTTTTCTCCACCACAATCAGCTTTCGATCACCCGCCCATTTACCAAACACAGGATGCCGAGCAGGGAGTCGTCGAAATCCAAATTCAACAGGTTCGCAACCGCGAAGGGATGATGCGTGTGGCGTTTTACGTCGAGGAGGAAGGCTTCCCTTATGCGCCCAAGCACGAATTTGAGTTTGCCAAAGATGCCACTGAGGATGGGGTGCTGACCATCTCCATGAAACTCCCCCTCGGGGCCTATGCATTTACCTTGTTGGATGATGAAAACAACAATGGCGAAATGGACAACAATTGGGTGGGACTGCCCAAGGAAGGCTTTGCATTCTCCAACAATGCTGGGAGGCGCAAGCTGACGATGCCCGGATTTGAAGCTTGCCAATTCAGGTTGGAAGATCCCAAGACGCTACAGGTCGTTCAAATGCGCTACCTCTAA
- a CDS encoding helix-turn-helix transcriptional regulator, which translates to MCIFLLALTRMPVAYPHGPTSVRVYHCLYSSKPEHTPLEFLLHIGIAQSLFGAFLFLTKSDKRTSDYLLSIWLGLMGLFMGMSLLKMLHPASFWARRQLFPFFFAMGPFFILYIRSVIASGPALHPRSLVQFVPFIGYSLLAIAQPNYRVDEAVLSGQVLAGDFWIITLPALGSMIGYTIWSWNLIRNHQRQLPDHFSFESEQLTLTWLRVVSLIFTATFSMTMISSLANVSSVIQINPGWFLFSGLAFFAYAIMYYGMKQPAIFDQTRDRTEWMPPSDLADSSKPDAPEHSQGKYARSGLTDDRALRYLELLRAFMEDQKGFQQRDLTIADVAEKLGVSKHHLTQAINEHWGKNFYQVVNGYRVEYVKQLLEDPSFDKYTLLSVAHEAGFNSKSAFNLTFKKFVGMTPSAYRLMIREP; encoded by the coding sequence ATGTGTATCTTTCTGCTAGCGCTAACGCGGATGCCTGTAGCATATCCTCACGGTCCCACGTCCGTAAGGGTGTACCATTGCCTGTATTCCTCCAAACCCGAACACACGCCCTTGGAATTTCTGCTTCACATCGGAATCGCGCAGTCCCTCTTTGGGGCTTTCCTCTTTCTGACCAAATCAGACAAGCGTACCTCTGACTATTTGCTGAGTATCTGGCTCGGTCTAATGGGACTTTTCATGGGGATGTCCCTGCTCAAAATGCTCCACCCAGCGTCCTTCTGGGCGCGCCGCCAGCTGTTCCCATTCTTCTTCGCGATGGGACCATTTTTCATCCTGTACATCCGTAGCGTCATCGCATCCGGCCCAGCCTTGCATCCGAGATCTTTGGTTCAATTTGTGCCATTCATCGGCTATTCGCTCTTGGCCATTGCACAACCCAATTATCGGGTGGATGAAGCTGTACTTTCAGGACAGGTACTTGCCGGAGATTTCTGGATTATCACCCTCCCGGCATTGGGCTCCATGATTGGGTACACCATCTGGTCATGGAATCTGATCCGCAATCACCAGCGGCAGCTCCCAGATCATTTTTCCTTCGAATCGGAACAACTTACCCTCACTTGGCTGAGAGTCGTCTCGTTGATTTTCACAGCGACCTTCTCAATGACCATGATCTCTTCCCTCGCCAATGTCAGTTCGGTCATCCAGATCAATCCCGGTTGGTTCCTGTTTTCAGGTCTTGCATTCTTTGCGTATGCGATCATGTATTACGGGATGAAGCAGCCTGCCATTTTCGACCAGACGCGCGACCGTACCGAGTGGATGCCGCCTTCCGATCTGGCCGATTCCTCCAAGCCAGACGCTCCTGAACATTCGCAGGGAAAATACGCCCGTTCAGGATTGACGGACGACCGAGCCCTTAGATATCTGGAACTACTCCGTGCATTCATGGAGGATCAGAAAGGATTTCAGCAGCGAGACCTGACGATTGCGGATGTGGCGGAAAAGCTGGGCGTTTCGAAGCATCATTTGACGCAGGCTATCAATGAGCATTGGGGCAAAAATTTCTATCAAGTAGTCAATGGGTATCGCGTTGAATATGTGAAGCAATTGTTGGAGGACCCGAGCTTTGACAAATACACCCTCCTCTCAGTCGCTCATGAAGCCGGATTCAACTCCAAATCCGCATTCAATCTCACCTTCAAGAAATTCGTCGGTATGACTCCTTCAGCTTACCGCCTGATGATCCGCGAACCCTAA
- a CDS encoding SRPBCC family protein: MKQYSAEIRQTLDVSPEAAWSVIGAVGGVDKWFNGLIKSCRVENGQRFCETADGLPLEEDILEVNHEEKVFRYGIPTQEMLPIQNILASMKIEEGAAGKSDITWSGTFDAEPADAEQAKEAIQGLWVMGLNSLEAYIQNQPQAA; the protein is encoded by the coding sequence ATGAAACAATACTCAGCAGAAATCCGCCAGACCCTTGACGTCTCTCCCGAAGCCGCTTGGAGCGTAATCGGCGCTGTAGGAGGCGTGGACAAATGGTTCAATGGACTCATCAAATCCTGCCGCGTGGAAAACGGGCAGCGATTCTGCGAAACTGCCGACGGACTCCCGTTAGAAGAAGATATCCTTGAAGTCAATCACGAGGAGAAAGTCTTCCGCTACGGAATCCCCACGCAGGAAATGCTCCCTATCCAGAACATTCTCGCTTCCATGAAGATCGAGGAAGGGGCCGCTGGTAAATCCGACATCACCTGGTCCGGTACGTTTGACGCCGAACCCGCAGATGCCGAACAAGCCAAAGAAGCGATTCAGGGATTGTGGGTCATGGGCCTCAACAGCCTGGAAGCCTACATCCAAAATCAGCCTCAAGCGGCATAG
- a CDS encoding nucleoside transporter C-terminal domain-containing protein has protein sequence MGSTSWGQSISPDTLILDWTIHSSSAIGTDSLQAGDKLSLQKDFHFALTQTRDRAKRLADGTVEYVPKTETHKGYWALDSTGTQLILFHERLPMEYDIDSVSYQVDDKGNAQLKLFHQQKAVALQYDDRFESARRRTVYDVELDPYGNPSLFQPGVQIHLAGRDVLIQDAFSFWDFLRGLLGLGLMLGLGWVFSTNRKAIDWRLILAALAMQVILAVSVLQIDIVNQLFTWMGGIFKSLLEFTKDGSDFLFAGLVSDTSTFGYIFAFQVLPTVVFFSAVTALLYYLGILQKIVFGFAMAMRFFFKLFGSKGLSGAESLAAAGNIFLGQTEAPLLIRPYLDKMTRSEIMSLMTGGMATIAGGVFAAYIGYLGGEDPEQQQLFATHLLTASIMSAPAALLMAKLLVPETDEVNTDLTIPKEKVGSNILDAISIGTTDGLKLAVNVGVMLLVFTALIAMVNALLGWMGDFTGLNQVVVDSTGGRYDQFNLQYLLGLVCSPIAWLLGVHPDDTMAIGQLLGEKTILNEFFAYTSLGTMKSTGGIVHEKSLLIATYALCGFANFASIGIQIGGIGALASGQRKNLSELGIRALLGGTLAAFMTAAIAGMMYGM, from the coding sequence TTGGGTTCAACATCCTGGGGGCAATCCATCAGCCCAGACACCTTGATACTGGACTGGACCATTCATTCCTCCTCCGCTATCGGTACCGATTCGCTCCAGGCGGGCGACAAACTTTCCCTCCAGAAAGACTTCCATTTTGCACTCACCCAGACACGAGATCGTGCCAAGCGTCTTGCCGACGGGACAGTCGAGTACGTGCCCAAGACCGAGACTCATAAGGGGTACTGGGCCCTTGATAGTACCGGAACCCAACTCATTCTCTTTCATGAGCGGCTTCCCATGGAATACGACATTGATTCGGTCAGCTATCAAGTAGACGATAAAGGCAATGCCCAATTGAAGCTATTCCACCAGCAGAAGGCGGTGGCTCTGCAATATGATGATCGATTCGAGTCTGCTCGCCGTCGTACGGTTTATGATGTAGAACTCGACCCATATGGAAATCCGAGCCTATTCCAACCGGGCGTCCAAATTCATTTGGCGGGCAGAGATGTCTTAATTCAGGATGCGTTTTCCTTTTGGGATTTTCTCCGCGGGCTTTTGGGATTGGGGCTCATGTTGGGGCTTGGCTGGGTCTTTTCCACCAATCGAAAAGCCATTGACTGGCGGCTCATCCTGGCTGCGTTGGCCATGCAGGTCATCTTGGCGGTCTCGGTCCTGCAGATCGATATCGTCAATCAGCTCTTCACTTGGATGGGGGGAATCTTCAAGAGCTTGCTGGAATTTACCAAGGATGGTTCGGACTTCCTGTTTGCGGGACTGGTGAGTGATACCAGCACCTTCGGGTATATTTTCGCCTTCCAAGTACTGCCAACCGTCGTGTTTTTCTCGGCAGTGACGGCCTTGCTATACTACCTCGGGATCCTACAGAAGATCGTCTTTGGGTTTGCCATGGCGATGCGGTTCTTCTTCAAACTCTTCGGTTCCAAAGGCTTGTCCGGTGCGGAGAGTTTGGCAGCGGCGGGGAATATCTTCCTGGGTCAGACGGAAGCACCACTGCTGATTCGTCCCTATCTCGACAAAATGACTCGCTCCGAGATCATGTCGCTCATGACGGGCGGTATGGCCACCATTGCAGGGGGCGTATTTGCCGCATACATCGGCTATCTCGGCGGGGAAGATCCTGAGCAACAGCAGTTGTTTGCGACGCACCTTTTGACAGCTTCGATCATGTCTGCGCCTGCTGCTTTGCTCATGGCCAAGTTGCTGGTTCCAGAGACTGATGAAGTCAATACCGATCTCACCATTCCCAAGGAGAAAGTGGGTTCCAATATTCTGGATGCCATTTCCATCGGAACGACGGATGGCCTGAAACTCGCCGTGAATGTTGGGGTGATGCTCCTGGTCTTCACAGCACTGATCGCCATGGTCAATGCGCTCTTGGGCTGGATGGGCGATTTCACCGGGCTCAATCAAGTGGTTGTGGATTCGACAGGAGGTAGATATGACCAATTCAATCTGCAATACTTGTTGGGACTTGTTTGCTCACCGATTGCTTGGCTGCTGGGGGTTCATCCTGATGACACTATGGCTATCGGCCAGTTGCTGGGTGAAAAGACGATCCTCAATGAATTCTTTGCCTACACCTCGCTGGGCACCATGAAAAGTACGGGAGGAATCGTTCATGAAAAATCGCTGCTGATCGCGACTTATGCTTTGTGTGGATTCGCCAACTTTGCCTCGATCGGGATTCAGATCGGTGGGATTGGAGCGCTCGCATCCGGTCAGCGCAAGAATCTCTCCGAGCTCGGTATTCGCGCCCTGCTCGGCGGAACGCTGGCGGCCTTCATGACCGCAGCCATTGCGGGGATGATGTACGGGATGTAA
- a CDS encoding VOC family protein yields MKYAYTIFYVEDVSATLQFYVRAFGFQQKFITPEQDYGELISGETTIAFASLALGESNFHGASGFEKTDLVKKSTGMEMAFVTDTIEEDFQRAIDAGAVEYVGIATKPWGQQVGYLRDPNGILIEICTPVKK; encoded by the coding sequence ATGAAGTATGCATACACCATTTTCTATGTAGAGGACGTCTCAGCGACCCTTCAATTTTACGTGCGTGCCTTTGGGTTTCAGCAAAAGTTTATCACCCCTGAGCAGGACTATGGTGAGTTGATCTCTGGAGAGACCACCATCGCTTTCGCCTCCCTCGCATTGGGAGAATCGAATTTTCATGGAGCGTCAGGCTTTGAGAAGACGGATCTGGTGAAGAAATCTACAGGAATGGAAATGGCTTTTGTCACAGACACGATCGAGGAAGATTTCCAGCGTGCGATCGATGCAGGTGCCGTGGAATATGTCGGAATCGCCACAAAACCTTGGGGCCAACAAGTCGGCTATTTACGAGATCCCAATGGCATTCTGATAGAGATTTGCACGCCTGTGAAGAAATAG
- a CDS encoding alpha/beta fold hydrolase, with protein sequence MKKMIIGTITVLAGLYLLLCVALFFLQENLIFFPEKLDASYRFQFTESFEELTFQAPDGKHLNGLLFKSDSSKGLVFYLHGNAGSLSSWGYVADTYTSLGYDVFILDYRGFGKSEGNISSQAQLFEDNQMIYNEFKKRYREEDIIVLGYSIGTGLASKLASDNHPSQLILQAPYYSLTDMMRQRFSFVPTFLLKYKFETHEYLKNCDMPITIFHGEVDQVIHYTSSLKLKEEFRDQIDLIPLKGQGHNGITDNGHYQQELKRLLQD encoded by the coding sequence ATGAAAAAAATGATCATTGGCACCATCACGGTATTGGCCGGTCTCTACCTCCTCCTGTGCGTGGCGCTATTCTTCCTACAGGAAAACTTGATATTCTTTCCGGAAAAACTGGACGCCAGCTATCGATTTCAGTTCACGGAATCATTTGAGGAACTCACTTTTCAAGCCCCGGATGGCAAACATCTGAATGGCCTCTTGTTCAAATCCGACAGCTCAAAAGGGTTGGTGTTTTATCTTCATGGAAATGCGGGCTCGCTATCCTCTTGGGGATATGTTGCGGATACCTACACCTCTTTGGGCTATGATGTCTTCATACTTGACTACAGAGGGTTCGGCAAAAGCGAAGGGAACATCAGTAGTCAGGCTCAATTGTTTGAGGATAATCAGATGATATACAATGAGTTTAAGAAGCGCTATCGAGAAGAAGATATCATCGTGTTGGGCTATTCAATTGGAACTGGACTCGCTTCCAAATTGGCATCGGACAACCATCCAAGCCAGTTGATCTTACAGGCACCATACTATAGCTTGACAGACATGATGCGCCAACGATTTTCCTTCGTTCCTACCTTCCTGTTGAAATACAAATTCGAAACTCACGAGTATTTAAAGAATTGCGATATGCCCATTACCATCTTTCATGGAGAGGTAGATCAAGTGATCCACTATACTTCTTCCCTCAAATTGAAGGAGGAGTTCCGGGATCAGATTGACCTCATCCCCCTGAAGGGTCAAGGTCATAATGGGATCACCGACAATGGGCATTATCAACAGGAGCTCAAGCGACTTCTCCAAGATTGA